From Cricetulus griseus strain 17A/GY chromosome 1 unlocalized genomic scaffold, alternate assembly CriGri-PICRH-1.0 chr1_0, whole genome shotgun sequence, a single genomic window includes:
- the Prrt4 gene encoding proline-rich transmembrane protein 4 isoform X2, whose product MAGRGCLELGLFCWVLLAVPVGPQPASSAPGAPLTTLTPPPQSEASLLSLNLGLNFKFHLRGPAAVWGNPVTETHPLSPGLGQESEEEVEGDLRTDPLWELLVGSPGNYLSEWGSADGSSTPWASSLPPESTSPLSGPTKRPTVPSQPRVGTVTWATALTATAPPTSAPRLHQSELELKFGVALRAGAAPTLGHRSLPLLPSLRASLAEIAGRLGPFGFFGTTLSPLRNFSGQSSPGTTAHPSSASDVSDSPGLFGTIRSLPPPLLERKFSSSSLLDSVASPSSASIKTTPTEHEPTISTSGPYEPFPASFGSPSVQPECEPDSCSESELPDDLGQPPASPLPLFFLTLEADWAEAKARWGLAWEAHVYGAGALFGLVALLALLALALLPWRCPPGAPCLALLDLLLLSAGTTRAFPLFYDAYGHRDRLPTLAWLLLQDLPQPCLAAGLGLACLLLARPRTPRCPTGLAALLLLALGLAAAATLGSAVHRPLRPLRLASRGLHAFLAAFLSVLLLALSCWGGRRRRAGAPLGGSGFKGATPVPQVRSPFAPRESWRRAARTAPVAGTFGLLSGALQGYEVLHALGYGAQVGLEGPWPWWAFQLGLRLGEVGVALPLALLGLYPALCSPRVPRRCWAKLFRLSPGHAAPLLPGGWVRGTRDKEPLGSTIARGDAELLQLCALAGPGPDLLLQGGGCRGFEGAGAKPTQSTASSPSSDCTVDFRPPSPINLRRSIEEALCSEALLAPGLFQGAAFGEALPGVGLYRTISLGNKTGAGPRERSEKVPGSPALPELPSPGAWPAGSSASSGSLCGLSRDSSSMLLCSSPDRPPRCPLVCVLSPPRPSGSSPSLPASGSYQALSPPSLDSPEHSSELQAEEALLQEQFLDACRQIDELSVGSDTIDL is encoded by the exons ATGGCAGGCAGAGGCTGCCTGGAGCTGGGGCTGTTCTGCTGGGTGCTGCTTGCTGTTCCTGTGGGTCCTCAGCCTGCTTCCTCTGCTCCAGGCGCCCCTCTCACCACTCTGACCCCACCACCTCAGAGTGAGGCCTCTTTGCTGTCTCTCAACCTGGGACTAAACTTCAAATTCCATCTTCGGGGACCTGCTGCTGTCTGGGGGAACCCTGTCACAGAGACCCATCCTCTCTCTCCTGGGCTAGGCCAGGAGTCTGAGGAAGAGGTGGAAGGTGATCTCAGGACTGATCCCCTTTGGGAACTGCTGGTGGGTTCCCCTGGGAACTACCTCTCAGAATGGGGCTCTGCTGATGGCAGCTCTACACCCTGggcctcctccctgcctcccgaGTCCACCTCTCCCCTCTCAGGGCCCACCAAGCGTCCCACTGTTCCCTCTCAGCCTAGGGTGGGCACTGTGACCTGGGCCACTGCTCTGACAGCTACAGCACCCCCAACCAGTGCTCCCAGGCTTCATCAGAGTGAGCTGGAGCTGAAGTTTGGTGTGGCACTGAGAGCAGGTGCGGCCCCCACTCTTGGTCATCGTTCACTGCCCCTGCTACCCAGCCTGAGAGCCAGCCTGGCAGAGATTGCTGGGCGCCTGGGACCCTTTG GGTTCTTTGGTACCACTCTGTCCCCACTCCGGAACTTCTCAGGCCAGAGCTCCCCGGGAACAACAGCACATCCAAGCTCTGCTTCGGACGTGTCAGATTCTCCAG GGCTCTTTGGTACCATTCGGTCCCTACCTCCACCTCTCCTGGAAAGAAAGTTCTCAAGCTCAAGCCTGCTGGACTCAGTGgcttccccaagctctgcctcaATTAAGACAACACCAACGGAACACG AACCCACTATCTCCACTTCTGGTCCATATGAACCCTTTCCTGCCAGTTTCGGGAGTCCTTCAGTACAGCCTGAATGCGAGCCGGATTCTTGTAGTGAGTCAGAGTTGCCCGATGACCTGGGGcagcctcctgcctccccactgcCTCTCTTCTTCTTGACCCTGGAGGCCGACTGGGCAGAGGCCAAGGCTCGCTGGGGCCTGGCCTGGGAAGCCCACGTATATGGGGCAGGAGCACTCTTCGGCCTGGTGGCCCTGCTGGCTCTGTTGGCTCTAGCCCTTTTGCCCTGGCGTTGCCCTCCTGGCGCCCCCTGCCTGGCGTTGCTGGATCTGCTGCTGCTCTCGGCGGGGACCACTCGGGCCTTCCCGCTCTTCTACGACGCCTACGGGCACCGCGACCGGCTACCGACACTCGCCTGGCTGCTGCTGCAGGACCTCCCGCAGCCCTGCCTAGCTGCAGGCCTGGGGCTGGCTTGCCTGCTGCTGGCCCGGCCACGCACACCGCGGTGCCCCACCGGCTTGGCCGCGCTGCTGCTGCTGGCGCTGGGGCTGGCGGCCGCGGCCACCCTAGGGAGCGCGGTGCACCGGCCACTGCGGCCGCTTCGGCTCGCCTCCCGCGGGCTGCACGCCTTCCTAGCTGCCTTCCTGTCGGTGCTCTTGCTGGCGCTCTCTTGTTGGGGCGGCCGCCGGCGGCGAGCCGGAGCACCCCTGGGAGGATCTGGCTTTAAGGGCGCTACGCCTGTCCCGCAAGTGCGCAGTCCCTTCGCCCCGCGCGAGTCCTGGAGGCGCGCGGCGCGCACAGCCCCGGTGGCCGGTACCTTTGGGCTGCTGAGCGGAGCTCTGCAGGGCTATGAGGTGCTTCACGCCCTGGGCTATGGCGCCCAAGTTGGCTTGGAGGGGCCCTGGCCCTGGTGGGCTTTCCAGCTAGGGCTGCGTCTGGGCGAGGTGGGTGTAGCGCTCCCTTTGGCGTTGCTGGGTCTCTACCCCGCGCTCTGCAGCCCACGTGTGCCAAGGCGCTGCTGGGCCAAGCTCTTCCGATTGTCGCCGGGACACGCTGCCCCGCTGCTGCCAGGAGGTTGGGTCCGGGGGACCCGGGACAAGGAGCCCCTGGGTAGCACGATCGCGCGTGGGGACGCGGAGCTGCTGCAGCTGTGTGCCCTGGCTGGCCCAGGCCCCGATCTCCTACTCCAGGGTGGCGGCTGCCGGGGCTTCGAAGGTGCTGGGGCCAAACCGACGCAATCAACAGCCTCCTCCCCTAGCAGTGATTGCACGGTGGACTTCCGCCCGCCTTCACCCATCAACCTGCGGCGCAGCATCGAGGAGGCCCTCTGCAGTGAGGCGCTGCTGGCTCCTGGCCTCTTTCAGGGCGCTGCCTTTGGGGAAGCCCTTCCTGGGGTCGGCCTCTACCGCACGATCTCACTGGGCAACAAGACAGGGGCGGGACCCAGAGAGAGATCGGAGAAGGTCCCTGGATCTCCAGCACTTCCTGAGCTCCCTTCTCCTGGGGCCTGGCCCGCAGGCAGCAGCGCCTCATCTGGCTCTCTGTGTGGACTCTCTCGGGACAGCTCGTCCATGCTTCTGTGTTCCAGTCCTGACAGGCCCCCGCGCTGTCCCTTAGTCTGCGTCCTCAGTCCCCCGCGGCCCTCAGGAAGCAGCCCCAGTCTCCCAGCCTCAGGATCCTACCAGGCCCTATCCCCACCCTCCCTCGACTCCCCTGAACATTCTTCTGAGCTGCAGGCTGAGGAGGCATTGCTGCAAGAGCAATTCCTGGATGCCTGCCGACAGATTGACGAGCTGAGCGTCGGCAGTGACACCATAGACCTGTGA